In Fusarium falciforme chromosome 10, complete sequence, a single genomic region encodes these proteins:
- a CDS encoding Lysophospholipase, translated as MASLSNSLTLLLAAATALTPVAARPAPEDSVVAIANSDLLSQPASLSRRGSPQAPNGYVPTEVTCPSERPSIRNGTRISDQEREWLPKRRNETIPHIRTLLKRIAIPGFDSDEYLKDVENNSTALPNIGIAISGGGYRAMLCGAGALAAWDDRSDGSDKDGNLGGLLQSATYLSGLSGGGWLVGSLMMNNFTSVQESVNYPGIWQLENSILEGPNNYALLQYYNNILDEVSDKKDAGYERSMTDYWGRMLSYQLINATNGGPGYTWSSLADDTAFSEGKAPMPILIADGRDPDETIVSLNSTVFEFTPWELGSFDPTLNGFVPLKYVGSEFSGGKLPKDKACIRGFDNAGFVMGTSSSLFNAIVIYLNETDSPYVPDDVPDVAIDAVSALLESIGDDNNDIADWTPNPFKGWNKLENLSVDSDRLTLVDGGEDLQNVPYYPHIRIEREVDVVFSFDSSADTESGWPDGASPIKTYERSLADISKGSAFPVVPGRDTFLNLGLNTRPTFFGCDASNTSEPSPLIVYIPNYPYVYASNISTFQTTVNSSELSAIIENGYAAATMLNATRDPDWPVCVGCAMLARSFDRTNTTLPDKCRECFQNYCWNGTLDESPAADYWPSFIGERIDIESFGVRVLGSSAVAAFVAAFAGLVLAI; from the exons ATGGCCTCCCTTTCCAATAGCCTCACGCTATTGTTGGCTGCTGCTACAGCCTTGACTCCGGTCGCCGCGAGACCTGCGC CCGAAGACTCGgtcgtcgccatcgccaactcgGACCTCCTCTCACAACCCGCCTCCCTCTCGAGGCGAGGATCACCTCAAGCCCCCAATGGCTACGTTCCCACCGAAGTCACCTGCCCCAGCGAGCGACCTTCTATTCGAAATGGCACCCGCATCTCCGACCAGGAGCGCGAGTGGCTCCCCAAGCGACGCAACGAGACGATCCCGCACATCCGAACCCTCCTGAAGCGTATAGCCATTCCTGGCTTTGACAGCGACGAGTACCTGAAGGATGTTGAGAATAACTCTACGGCTCTGCCTAATATTGGTATCGCTATTTCGGGAGGTGGTTACCGTGCCATGCTGTGCGGCGCCGGCGCCCTGGCTGCGTGGGATGATCGCTCAGACGGCAGCGACAAGGACGGTAACCTCGGTGGTCTTCTCCAGAGTGCGACGTACCTCTCTGGATTGTCGGGTGGCGGATGGCTGGTTGGCAGCTTGATGATGAACAACTTTACCTCTGTGCAGGAGAGCGTCAACTACCCGGGCATCTGGCAGCTGGAGAACTCGATTCTTGAAGGTCCCAACAACTACGCCCTGCTGCAGTACTACAACAACATTCTCGACGAAGTCTCGGACAAGAAGGATGCTGGGTATGAACGCTCCATGACGGATTACTGGGGTCGCATGCTCTCGTAccagctcatcaacgccaCCAATGGAGGTCCTGGGTACACCTGGTCCTCCCTCGCCGACGACACGGCCTTTTCAGAGGGCAAGGCGCCCATGCCCATCCTCATTGCCGACGGCCGCGACCCGGACGAGACCATCGTCTCGCTCAACTCGACAGTCTTTGAGTTTACGCCCTGGGAGCTCGGCTCCTTCGACCCGACGCTCAACGGTTTCGTCCCCCTCAAGTACGTCGGTTCCGAGTTTAGCGGCGGCAAGCTGCCCAAGGATAAGGCATGCATCCGTGGCTTCGACAATGCTGGTTTCGTCATGGGAACATCGAGTAGTTTGTTCAACGCCATCGTCATTTACCTCAACGAAACCGATAGCCCATACGTCCCCGACGACGTGCCCGACGTAGCCATCGATGCCGTCTCCGCGCTCCTCGAGTCCATCGGCGACGACAACAACGACATCGCAGACTGGACTCCCAACCCCTTCAAGGGGTGGAACAAGCTCGAGAACCTCAGTGTCGACTCGGACCGCCTAACCCTCGTCGACGGAGGCGAAGATCTCCAAAACGTCCCCTACTACCCGCACATCCGCATCGAGCGCGAGGTCGACGTCGTCTTCTCGTTCGACTCGTCCGCCGACACCGAATCGGGCTGGCCCGACGGCGCATCGCCCATCAAGACGTACGAGCGATCCCTCGCCGACATCTCCAAGGGATCCGCGTTCCCCGTCGTCCCCGGCCGCGACACcttcctcaaccttggcctCAACACGCGGCCGACATTCTTTGGCTGCGACGCCTCCAACACGTCCGAGCCGTCACCCCTGATCGTCTACATCCCCAACTACCCCTACGTCTACGCCTCCAACATCTCCACCTTCCAAACCACCGTCAACTCGTCCGAGCTCTCCGCCATAATCGAGAACGGCTACGCGGCCGCAACAATGCTCAACGCGACCCGCGACCCAGACTGGCCCGTCTGTGTAGGCTGCGCCATGCTCGCCCGCAGCTTCGACCGCACAAACACGACACTCCCGGACAAGTGCCGTGAGTGCTTCCAGAACTACTGCTGGAACGGCACCCTCGACGAGTCCCCGGCCGCCGACTACTGGCCCTCGTTCATCGGCGAGCGCATCGATATCGAGAGTTTCGGCGTAAGGGTCCTGGGCAGCAGTGCCGTAGCTGCATTCGTCGCGGCATTTGCCGGCCTTGTTCTCGCCATTTAA